The genomic segment AAGCAATATGCATATTAAGTCTCAATAAATTATAGTATTGTTAAGAATTGAAGTAATGAGTCATTGACAGTATTTCTCTTGTAGAGTAATTAAAAACTTACTGCTAATAAAGTATAGCACATtgtcacgtgagagagagagagagagagagagagagagagagagagagagagagagagagagagagagagagagagagagagagagagagagagagagagagagagagagagagagagagagagagagaggagagagagagtttcatccCCTAGTTCCTTATCTttgacagataagggggaggggaggtgacagggagggttgtttgagacaagacaaaagaaggaagaggaaaggaaaaagggaggaaaggactgACAGCAGATAGGTGAACAGTGGCTTGTACAGCTGGGGAGTTAATTTTGTgagatttattttgttattcagaTTAAAATTTTTTATTAAGACTTCAGTGCCAGCATGAATGGCAAATTCGTCTTGCTAgcaagttttagtttgttattccaattaaatttttAACAAAATTCAAGTGCACACACTAGTGGCAAGTTTTTTATGCCATTgtttgttattccaattaaatatttattaaaattttggtGTTATTGCAGTTGTACATTATAACGACCATATGTTGTCACATGCCCTACTGTATTTCTTTTGTTGTCTCAATGTTACTGATGTCAAAAGAAGCTCAATAATAATCCAataattttctatattttgCCTTTCTAATTCATCCACTTGGCTCCCCTAGTCTTATCTACCTTATTCTTATCAGtccactcccttcctttgttcctgTTATTATTCCATTCCCTTTTTCTAGAGACAAACTGTTGCAGATAAAGTGTATGGGTGTTGCATGTCATTTATCATTTGttatgaaaaattataaatagtaataaatttTTACCTACAGCAGCTTCTCTTCCACTAAAATCCACATGGCAATACTTGACAAGACCGTGATTGGAGCAAGAGCAGATCATGATTGTCTGTAGAGTGTGAATCAAGCCCTAACATTCTTCCCTGTAAAACTCACCATAGACTTTCATAAGCAGGTATATCCAGATGGCAATGGAGGAGGCAATAAGACTAATGCCAAGTACACTCTTCCATTCACCAGTAGGTGCCTTCATCTCAGCAAAGGTCTGGCAGAAGGAAGCACGGTAGAgagctttcttctcttccacagtTAGCTTGTTCCAGtcacccttctccttttcccgcAAAGCCTGGGGCAGAGAGAGGATGTGAAGTCTtgtaatggtaaaaaaaaaaaaaaaaaagtaatatgtgGGATGCAAAGACCATGACAAGAATGGATAAAATTTAAACCATATACTTTTCACTGTGGTATGGTAATTAAGCTAAGGCAGCTTTCAAGATCattgcatatctctctctctctctctctctctctctctctctctctctctctctctctctctctctctctctctctctctctctctctctctctctctctctctctctctctctctctctctcaatggataAATGGCTTACTACATTTGTATGTATATCAAACTTGTATCCTACTATAAGGCCAATAAACATATCagtatcaatctctctctctctctctctctctctctctctctctctctctctctctctctctctctctctctctctctctctcaactcctgGAATTAAATTGGACCATATGACAACCACATACATATAATGGAATGTCCTTATAATCTAGCCAGCAAAACCAGCTGTGGCACTTGCTCCACAGCAATCAATGTCATGGCTGGTCTTGCCATTCTCTTTAAAATAAGTGGGTGAATGTGTCTATGAAATCGAGAAAGATAGAAGTTGACCATCAGTATCTTGGCATCCTTGGTTCCAGGGCCATCCAAAATCAACTGTTTTTCCACATTATCTGAGATTTACCCCTTGACACATAATACACTTCCAAATATGTCTAGAAAGACTTAATGTGTCTGGTGTGCCAaagaaaggttttttttttttttcaaataaaattaaacagcTACTGTACTAAGTGTAAACTAACAAAAATATCACTGAAGCAGGAGACAAGCATAGCAAACTCATCAATGTACTCTGCCATTTATTCCTCATTCATTGTCATTTTTCTGCATAAACCTTACACACTGAAATGATTCACAAAGGAGATGAACAGAAGCATCACTGTCAGGGTTTTGCAACAAttcaacttttctttaattataacTGCATTATGTTTGTATTTTGTGCCATgatttctcctttcatcttatGAAGTCATAGCTAATGTGAAATAAgggttacaaaaaaataataaaaatgaatgaataaataaataaataaataaataaataaataaataaataaataaataaataaataaataaataaataaataaataaaataaaataatcataaaaaaatatgaaaatcacaggaaaaaaatatctgctAGGCACTGGACTCACAATGCAGTGTGGAACTGCTCACACCATTGAGATACCTCCCAGGTTTATTTGTTCCATTTCTATTCTAACATATTCCATAGACACAGCAATAGTAAATTGTCAATATAACTCCTTACAGTGTTGATATTATATAAAATCTATTAAAAACTAAGATGTAGGGCTTTTGCATTTATAAAGAATGCATGTTTTGGTGTTGCTATCACTCACTATTCTTGTTTCCTTGCTCCATTTCAATCCTAATACATTCTACAGACAACAAAGTGAAAGTGATTTGCTAAGATAATTCAATGCAGATGTAGAGGTAATACATGAAATACACTAAATAGTACGTGAGAGATCTTTTCGTGCCTTTTTTTCACTATATGTAGTGTGCATGCACAAAGTGGTCTTCTGGGAGCAATTCTGACACGGGGGGGAAATTTGCACACCAGCAATACCATACAACAATAGCACCACCTGCAGTGAGCTACCCATAAAGCCATGCCATGTTTACAAGATAGAGAATATAGCCAGCTGAAAATATGCCAGACTAAATGAGGTTCCAAATTAAACAATGCCAGAGTACTGATGGTTAACCAGTATTCATGTCTGGCTAATGTGCAATAACACTCATACCATTGGTATATTGGTAAACATTACTTAATTCCATGAAACTCCATTTTCCTAGTCTGATCTTATTTTGTGATCCCTCTCTGTGTAATTCCtgtcaaaagaaagaaaaacaaaaaggcaaaGAATCAGTCATAAGGATGCATGCATTAAAACTCTGGGATGCTGCTTTATCAGTGAAGGTTGATAACATTTAAGAGCAGTGTTCATCTACCTGGATGAAGAGATTACGAATTTAACTGTGACAATGATAAGACATGatttggaatatgcagcaatgATACTGTCTCCCAACACTAAAAGCGACAAAGAAATTAGACAGAATACAACAAGCAGTGACAAAGTTGCCTCTGACCCTATCAGACTTaccatatgaagagagactaaagaaaTGAAACCTGCTCACCTTagaagtgaaaagagagagaggtgatctgATTGCATTATATTGGATTTTGTCAGGCTATGAAAAATTGGACCGGACTGATTTGGTAGTGAGACTTTAGAAGCACGAGAGCATGAgaaggtgaagggtgtgtgtgtagaagggatATTAAGAACAGTTTCCCACAAAGGACTGCAAGAATCTGGTATGAGCTGCAAAAAGTAGTAAATACAATAACTATACATGATTTTAAGGAAAAGTGGATGAGTAAATAttgagacaggacagcatgagctttgactcctcctcccataaaccacaactaggtaaactaggtaaatacacaagcacacacacacaccctccagcATTCCTTGAAATTTAAAATAACAAAGGCAAGTAAGGAGCTGATATAATGCTTATCTACTAGgacagaaatgagaaaaaataacaaacctgTCACTGACCAAAATGGACTATGAAAAATAGTAGACAGTATAACTATGAAGGGATGGTAACAGACAATTTAGATTTAAAAGAGGAGGGTCATCCATCTTATACctaaaaaatacaatacaaaaatataaaaaaaaacacaatctcACCATGATATCAGGTGTGTTCTCCTTGAAGCGGATGGCAGGCATGGGGAAGTCAACACGGTCATAATAGTTAGGCGCACCATTCACCCCGAAACCCACTACATCTCTGTTGCCAATTTTGGCCAGTGAAGAAGCAGCAGCCACTTGTTGTCTTCCACCAAGGCCATTCCTCAGGGCCATGGTAGCACACTGCCTCAGAGCCATCTGGTGATCAAGAAGAAATataggaatgaaaaatagatcCTCAATGATAAAGGCTTTCCACTTCTTAGAAATTGTGGCACCTCAAAAATTTCAAAGGTTTAATCCAGTTTAATTCATTAGTGATAAACATAGCACAGTGCACCAGTTAACACattacacacaccacatcagACTTTCACATCAGACACTAGAGTATGCATGTATTTGCGTCTAGATTACACACGAGTAAATTATTCTTCAGTAATCCCAAGTGTTGCAAACTTGCCCTTTGGCTGCTCAAAAATAGAAGTACATTCCACCAAAATTCAATCAGCCCATCAAGAATTAAtataaagagattttttttcaagtgttcaACAATATTCTGCATGTCAGCCATGTCACTGCTTCAGACCCAGGCCTCAGAATATGACACTGGAGCTCATCAAAGATAACGAGACTTAGGATGATCCTGCATGCTTTCTCAAGCCTTCCCTTCCAATAAGTCAACTGTCTCTGATAAAGTGTGTTGGTACTTTATTCTTACAACAGACACCTGACCAATGACAATGCAAGAACTCCAGAGGAAACGCTGCAACAGAAATTTTAAATCAGGATAATGGATTCTGTGTATGATGCCCAAGAGCCTCCTGCACGGCTGATGAGAACACGGAGATACTGATGGataattgtcattattattattattatttttttttttgtgagagtgagagagagagagagagagagagagagagagagagagagagagagagagagagagagagagagagagagagagagagagagagagagagagagagagaatgctctGAACATGACAAAACTTTCATCCACTGACATGACAAAGTAATCAATCAGCTACTGACCATCCACAAAAACATGGCTAGACAGAGCTGGAGGCTACTGTTGTGGCTGTCCACATGAATAAATGAGCATTTCTGTAAGTCTGGGAATGAAGGGGAtcaaatatgtgtgtgtgtgtgtgtgtgtgtagggagggggAGGCTCATCCCAGTTTAGGCAAaattagttaggttagtgtcccTAAAGAGatgggggatgggagagagggcAAGGGCAACcagattagattaggtaaggtcaTGTCTGTGTTCTTCAGGAGTGTACAGGGGCAAAACCCCTccagttaagttaggttagtgtttTAAGGGGAGAGAACTGACATTACAGAGCATCACTTTCCCAGAGCTCAATGTGTTTTGGAAATTCACACGCTCATactggttaggttaaggttaggttaggctaaaaTTTTATCAGTTTTCAAAATGTGGTGTCTTATCCTTAGACTTGGTCATGAATGTCCAAATAtggcctcctccctcccccaccctaaAACCCCACTTTCCCACCAGATCTCCAAACTTGGTTGTCCTTTAGGGGGGCCACAATAGAATACACAAGGTGCTATTGGTAAGATTTGCCAAATGATGTTGCATGTAATCAATAACTCAGCTCTCAGCGCATCACGAGGTAGGATgtctaataataattcaaatcAATAAACTTCAACAAGCTCACCATAATGCATCTCAATCtagataaaatatttttttataaaatctGATGTGGTCTGAATGATTTTCATACCCATTTTTGTTGCAGATCCATATATTGTGAAATTATTTATCCTAAGCAAGGTTGGGGTCTGCATGATTGCAAGTGttatttttgacatttttcaAGAGAGGCAATTTTGGGAAGCTGTCATGAGTAAACCCCATGCTAAAGGTTATGAAGATCTAATGTTTGATTACTTTTAGGAAAACTCTTAAGTGTTGCATGGCACTTCACCTGATCCACATGAAAGTTAGCAATACTTTCGTTTTAGAGGAAGGGAGCTCAAGAAAAGTCATCAAATACAGTAGTCCACATTAGAAATTCTGACTGGGTGAAACTCAAGACTGACCATCTTTGAAATTTatgcaataaaacaaaatttatagAGTGACGGAAAAACAATATGGTAAATTCTACAGAACATGATGGTGAGGACAAAACACCTTAAAACTGTGCGCCCTTTGAAGACCCCCTGTCTGACCCATATCCTGGGGCTACCCTGGGCACTTCAGTCCCTCTATCACCAAAACACAAACTGTAAAGCAACCCTACTTGAGAATGAGATAAAGGTTCGTTATCCAAGGGAGGCTGGTCAAGCTACACTTGCTAGGCCGAGGTGTAAGGTAAATAAGGCAAGGTGGTGCCCCGCTCCCCGGCGCTGCACCATCAGCTGATCGAGCCGACCACTCCGGCCTGCCCcaccccagccaccaccactcacctcgccttctgtgtctctcctcttcGCTCACCAGAAACTCAAGGCTATCTCCCGTTAACTCCCTGGCACGAACTCGCCACGCAAATCCTTCTTTTGCCACTGTAAACACCGGTAGGCCTTACCTCGTATCCCTTCCTCGCCGCCATCTTGCACTCGAAGACTACCAACATACCTTTACTTTTGGAAAATATTCTCATATTTTGGTTTCTTGATCATTTAGATTTGCAGATTTGTGTGTAGAAAAATTCTAATAGAGTCTACTATATCTTAAATCATCTTATTTCAcgtaaaattaatgaatacaTCAAATACATTTTGCGACAAGATGCAATCACTAGCTGccagttatatatttttaaagtttttaattATAGCTTAAAGGTATATGAAAAAGGTCTTAAGAGAGACTATACcagatatataaagaaaataattaaataaaatatgtGAATCCTGAAGAAATTGTACAACAGTTTCTTTCTTATGTTGTCTAAAACGTTATACAACAAGATCAATGGATTGCGTAGATGAAttgcatcattatcattgtcaccATCAGCAATACTACCGTCGTTAGCCATAAATAATAACCGTTATAACTAACAAATGATAATTAAAAACTTTGTCTGAGGACCATTGATCTGAATATTTAGGAACGAGAACAGGagtgaaaagagaataaagttaATTTGATCGAGATCAGTACTCCTGATCACTCGTTTTTTCCTCCGATAGCCGGTCAGAAAATTTCTGGAttaggaaaaataattaaacaataagaaatactattactactgctactactactactactactagtggtagtagtagtagtagtagtagtagtagtagtagtagtagtagtagtagtaataacaatgataattatgatgatgataataataataataataataataataacaataataataataataataataataataataataataataataataataataataataataatacataatgaCAAAGTTTTGATGTGAAACTTCCAGTCTTTCGAAGCCTGTACGAAAAGTTGCATCCACTTCTGCATAGGCCTCTTTATTCAGACCAAACTCGGGCGGTAGCCCATCCAAGTTCAATTTTTAGTTGGTAAGGATTGGGATTTTTCTGGGACAATTGCCCGCTCCTAGGTTCACCCAGCCTTAATAGGGAAAGAAATGTAACTGAAGCTTTCTAATGCATCTGAACTATtccaaaatacatttttttttttttttttatgtaggaaggacactggccaagggcaacaaaaatccaataaaagaaatgcccactgaaatgccagtcccacataaagggtcaaaacagtggtcaaaaaattgatgaataagtgtcttgaaacctccttcttgaaggaattcaagtcataggaaggtggaaatacagaagcaggcagggagttccagagtttaccagaaaaagggatgaatgattgagaatactggttaactcttgcgttagagaggtggacagaataggggtgagaaaaagaagaaaatcttgtgcagcgaggccgcgggaggaggggaggcatgcagttggcaagatcagaagagcagttagcatgaaaatagcggtagaagacagctagatatgcaacattgcggcggtgagagagaggctgaagacagtcagttagaggaggggagttaatgagacgaaaagcttttgattccaccctgtctagaagagcagtatgagtggaacccccccagacatgtgaagcatactccatacatggacggataaggcccttgtacagagttagcagctgggggggtgagaaaaactggcagagacgtctcagaacgattaacttcatagaagctgttttagctagagatgagatgtgaagtttccagttcagattataagtaaaggacagaccgaggatgttcagtgtagaagagggggacagttgagtgtcattgaagaagaggggatagttgtgtggaaggttgtgtcgagttgatagatggaggaattgagtttttgaggcattgaacaataccaagtttgctctgccccaatcagaaattttagaaagatcagaagccaagcgttctgtggcttccctgcgtgatatttttacctcctgaagggttggacctctatgaaaagacgtggaaaagtgcagggtggtatcatcagcgtaggagtggataggacaagaagtttggtttagaagatcattaatgaataataagaagagagtgggtgacaggacagaattctgaggaacaccactgttaatagatttaggagaagaacagtgaccgtctaccacagcagcaatagaacggtcagaaaggaaacttgagatgaagttacagagagaaggaaagaaacagtaggagggtagtttggaaatcaaagctttgtgccagactctatcaaaagcttttgatatgtccaaggcaacagcaaaagtttcaccaaaatctctaaaagaggatgaccaaggctcagtaaggaaagccagatcaccagtagagcggccttgtcggaacccatactggcgatcagatagaaggttgtgaagtgatagatgtttaagaatcttcctgttcaggatagattgaaaaactttagataggcaggaaattaaagcaataggacggtagtttgagggattagaacggtcaccttttttaggaacaggttgaatgtaggcaaacttccagcaagaaggaaaggtagatgttgacagacagagctgaaagagtttgactaggcaaggtgcaagcacggaggcacagtttcagagaacaataggagggatcccatcaggtccataagccttccgagggtttaggccagcgagggcatggaaaacatcattgcgaagaattttaataggtggcatgaagtagtcagagggtggaggagagggaggaacaagcccagaatcgtccaaggtagagtttttggcaaaggtttgaacgaggagttcagctttagaaatagatgtgatagcagtggtgccatctggttgaaatagaggagggaaagaagaagaagcaaagttattggagatattttgggctaaatgccagaaatcacgaggggagttagatcttgaaaggttttgacattttctgttaatgaaggagtttttggctagtcggagaacagacttggcatggttccgggcagaaatataaagtgcatgagattctggtgatggaaggcttaagtaccttttgtgggccacctctctatcatgtatagcacgagaacaagctgtgttaaaccaaagtttggaatgtttaggacgagaaaaagagtgagaaatgtacgcctccatgcaagacactatcacctctgttatgcgctcagcacacaaagacgggtctctgacacggaagcaatagtcattccaaggaaaatcagcaaaacacctcctcaggtccccccaactagcagaggcaaaacgccagaggcaccatcgcttagggggatcctgaggagggattggagtgataggacaagatacatatatgagactgtgatcggaggagcccaacggagaagaaagggtgacagcataagcagaaggattagaggtcaggaaaaggtcaagaatgttgggcgtatccccaagatggtcaggaatatgagtagggtgttgcaccaattgctctaggtcatggaggatagcaaagttgtaggctagttcaccaggatggtcagtgaagggagaggaaagccaaagctggtggtcaacattgaagtctccaagaatggagatctctgcaaaagggaagagggtcagaatgtgctccactttggaagttaagtagtcaaagaatttcttataatcagaggagttaggtgagaggtatacagcacagataaatttagtatgagagtgactctgtagtcgtagccagatggtggaaaactcggaagattcaagagcgtgggcatgagagcaggttaagtcattgcgcacat from the Scylla paramamosain isolate STU-SP2022 chromosome 17, ASM3559412v1, whole genome shotgun sequence genome contains:
- the LOC135108402 gene encoding cytochrome c oxidase subunit 4 isoform 1, mitochondrial-like isoform X1; this encodes MRIFSKSKGMLVVFECKMAARKGYEMALRQCATMALRNGLGGRQQVAAASSLAKIGNRDVVGFGVNGAPNYYDRVDFPMPAIRFKENTPDIMALREKEKGDWNKLTVEEKKALYRASFCQTFAEMKAPTGEWKSVLGISLIASSIAIWIYLLMKVYVYDAIPDTLSPEKKEAQLKRMIDLRANPIHGVSSKWDYEKGDWK
- the LOC135108402 gene encoding cytochrome c oxidase subunit 4 isoform 1, mitochondrial-like isoform X2, whose product is MALRQCATMALRNGLGGRQQVAAASSLAKIGNRDVVGFGVNGAPNYYDRVDFPMPAIRFKENTPDIMALREKEKGDWNKLTVEEKKALYRASFCQTFAEMKAPTGEWKSVLGISLIASSIAIWIYLLMKVYVYDAIPDTLSPEKKEAQLKRMIDLRANPIHGVSSKWDYEKGDWK